In the genome of Pseudomonas protegens, one region contains:
- a CDS encoding MOSC domain-containing protein — protein sequence MRLSALYRYPLKSARGETLQQIGLDKLGLEGDRRWMLVDEASGRFLTQRAVARMSQLSALYNDHGGLTLSAAGLASLEVPLPDAAAALRGVTIWQDSLRVPDAGDEAAAWVSEFVGKPTRLVQVPPERARSTAAGYGKDDDQVAFADGFPLLLIGQASLDDLSSRVGRPLEMLRFRPNLVIEGSAAFAEDQWRRIRIGDLEFRVVKPCSRCILTTIDPQTGERSADREPLATLQKYRAQADGAMFGQNLVNDGSGHLQVGMPVTVLE from the coding sequence ATGCGTCTGAGCGCGCTTTACCGATACCCGTTGAAATCCGCCCGGGGCGAAACCCTGCAACAGATCGGCCTGGACAAGCTCGGGCTGGAAGGGGATCGCCGCTGGATGCTGGTGGACGAAGCCAGTGGGCGTTTCCTCACCCAGCGTGCGGTGGCGCGCATGAGCCAACTCTCGGCCTTGTACAACGACCACGGCGGCCTGACCCTTAGCGCCGCCGGCTTGGCCAGCCTTGAAGTGCCCCTGCCGGACGCCGCGGCGGCACTGCGTGGCGTGACCATCTGGCAGGACAGCCTGCGGGTGCCCGATGCCGGGGATGAGGCGGCGGCCTGGGTCAGCGAGTTCGTCGGCAAGCCTACCCGCCTGGTGCAGGTGCCACCGGAGCGGGCGCGGAGCACCGCCGCCGGCTACGGCAAGGACGATGATCAAGTGGCATTTGCCGATGGCTTCCCCTTGCTGCTGATTGGCCAGGCGTCCCTCGACGATCTGTCCAGCCGGGTCGGGCGGCCGCTGGAAATGCTGCGTTTTCGCCCCAATCTGGTGATCGAGGGCAGCGCTGCCTTTGCCGAGGATCAGTGGCGACGCATCCGCATTGGCGACCTCGAGTTTCGCGTGGTCAAGCCGTGCTCGCGCTGCATCCTGACCACCATCGACCCCCAGACCGGCGAACGCAGCGCCGACCGCGAACCCCTGGCGACCTTGCAGAAGTACCGGGCCCAGGCCGACGGGGCGATGTTCGGGCAGAACCTGGTCAACGATGGCTCGGGTCATCTGCAGGTGGGGATGCCGGTAACGGTGCTCGAATAA
- a CDS encoding pyrimidine/purine nucleoside phosphorylase: MFKVNEYFDGTVKSIAFGTAEGPATIGVMAPGEYEFGTAQREIMHVVSGALTVRLPDSADWETFPAGSQFNVPANSKFQLKVAVDTAYLCEYRG; the protein is encoded by the coding sequence ATGTTTAAAGTCAACGAGTACTTCGACGGCACCGTCAAGTCGATTGCCTTCGGCACGGCCGAAGGCCCAGCCACCATTGGCGTCATGGCCCCGGGCGAATACGAATTCGGCACCGCACAGCGGGAAATCATGCACGTGGTGTCCGGCGCCCTGACCGTGCGCCTGCCCGACAGTGCCGATTGGGAAACCTTCCCTGCCGGCAGCCAGTTCAACGTCCCGGCCAACAGCAAGTTCCAGCTGAAAGTCGCGGTGGACACCGCTTATCTGTGCGAATACCGCGGCTGA
- a CDS encoding exonuclease domain-containing protein, with the protein MPHWLVIDLEATTDEGGWPVSEMEIIEIGATLVNRQGREQDHFQRFVRPLRRPRLTPFCRELTHITQANIDSAAPLSEVWNLFERWLGQHRPRLEGWASWGDYDRKQLQLEWHNQQLHSLLNEVPHMNLKQRFAKARRLERPLGLNAALQLAGMQFNGQQHRALEDARNTARLLPLILP; encoded by the coding sequence ATGCCCCACTGGCTGGTAATAGATCTGGAAGCCACGACGGATGAAGGGGGCTGGCCGGTGAGCGAGATGGAAATCATCGAAATCGGCGCCACCCTGGTCAACCGCCAAGGCCGGGAACAAGACCACTTCCAGCGTTTCGTCCGCCCCTTGCGACGCCCTCGGCTGACGCCGTTCTGTCGCGAGCTGACCCATATCACCCAAGCCAACATCGACAGCGCCGCGCCCCTGAGCGAGGTCTGGAACCTGTTCGAGCGCTGGCTGGGCCAGCATCGGCCGCGCCTCGAGGGCTGGGCCAGCTGGGGCGATTACGACCGCAAGCAGTTGCAGCTGGAATGGCACAACCAGCAGTTGCACAGCCTGCTGAATGAAGTGCCGCACATGAACCTCAAGCAGCGCTTTGCCAAGGCCCGGCGCCTGGAACGCCCTCTGGGCCTGAATGCGGCCCTGCAACTGGCCGGCATGCAGTTCAACGGCCAACAGCATCGGGCCCTGGAAGATGCGCGCAATACCGCGCGCCTGTTGCCCTTGATTCTTCCTTGA